Proteins co-encoded in one Armatimonadota bacterium genomic window:
- a CDS encoding cytosine deaminase, with amino-acid sequence MIEVPPVDLIVRHATTLDGEAVDVGIVGDRIARIAPALPDRAPVELDAGGGLVTPALVEIHIHLDAVLTVGEPRYNQSGSLFEGIEIWSERVKTLSAEDVRRRADRALRWLLAHGVTYVRTHVDVCDPRLVALQALLELREAWRDVVTIQLVAFPQQGIYAFPDGEALLARALALGADVVGGIPHYEWTREDGERDVKTALRLAAAHGRRADLHCDETDDDQSRFLELVAAETIRLGLQGRVTASHTTAMHSYNNAYAYRLMRWMRAAGVHIVTNPLDNAVLQGRFDGYPVRRGYTRVKELLANGINVALGHDSIMDPWYPLGVGDPIQACFVMVHYGHMSGYQEFRTLLEMVTTRAAACFGLTDYGLAEGKRADLVVFAAPTPMDVIRTLSPRLAVISGGRLVARTTPAQTEVLLGGRAEPVSLLQ; translated from the coding sequence GTGATCGAGGTGCCGCCGGTGGACCTGATCGTCCGGCATGCGACGACCCTCGACGGGGAGGCCGTCGACGTCGGCATCGTGGGCGACCGGATCGCCCGCATCGCCCCCGCGCTACCCGACCGCGCACCGGTCGAGCTCGACGCCGGCGGCGGCCTGGTGACGCCCGCGCTGGTGGAGATCCACATCCACCTGGACGCGGTGCTCACCGTGGGGGAGCCGCGCTACAACCAGAGCGGCTCGCTGTTCGAGGGCATCGAGATCTGGAGCGAGCGGGTCAAGACGCTGTCGGCCGAGGACGTCCGGCGGCGCGCCGACCGCGCGCTCCGCTGGCTGCTGGCCCACGGGGTGACCTACGTCCGGACCCACGTGGACGTCTGCGACCCGCGCCTGGTGGCGCTGCAGGCGCTCCTGGAGCTGCGGGAGGCGTGGCGCGACGTGGTGACGATCCAGCTGGTGGCCTTCCCCCAGCAGGGGATCTACGCGTTCCCCGACGGCGAGGCGCTGCTGGCCCGGGCGCTGGCGCTGGGCGCCGACGTCGTGGGCGGCATCCCCCACTACGAGTGGACCCGCGAGGACGGCGAGCGCGACGTGAAGACCGCCCTGCGCCTGGCCGCCGCCCACGGGCGGCGGGCCGACCTCCACTGCGACGAGACCGACGACGACCAGAGCCGGTTCCTCGAGCTGGTGGCGGCCGAGACGATCCGGCTGGGGCTGCAGGGCCGGGTGACGGCCAGCCACACCACGGCCATGCACTCCTACAACAACGCCTACGCCTACCGGTTGATGCGGTGGATGCGGGCGGCCGGCGTCCACATCGTCACCAACCCGCTGGACAACGCGGTGCTGCAGGGGCGGTTCGACGGCTACCCGGTCCGCCGGGGGTACACCCGCGTCAAGGAGCTGCTGGCCAACGGCATCAACGTCGCCCTGGGCCACGACTCCATCATGGACCCCTGGTACCCGCTGGGCGTGGGCGACCCGATCCAGGCGTGCTTCGTGATGGTGCACTACGGGCACATGTCGGGCTACCAGGAGTTCCGCACCCTGCTGGAGATGGTCACCACCCGCGCGGCCGCGTGCTTCGGCCTGACCGACTACGGCCTGGCCGAGGGAAAACGCGCCGACCTGGTGGTCTTCGCCGCGCCCACGCCCATGGACGTGATCCGCACCCTGAGCCCGCGCCTGGCGGTCATCTCCGGTGGCCGGCTGGTGGCCCGCACCACGCCGGCACAGACCGAGGTGCTGCTCGGCGGCCGGGCCGAGCCGGTGAGCCTCCTCCAATGA
- a CDS encoding ABC transporter permease, with protein sequence MSQDATPAPTALAGRPAGGPGRPRAAARPRLPLGELRSWTVFAIIVTGAWEVASRVYAQPYLLPAPSAIARELRDNAELVFGYTWITTQEVVAGFLIGAAAALLGAMVFIWLPRGLEQFLFRIVVTLNSTPFVALASLAVVWFGLGLRSKVIIAALYTFFAVLYTTHKEFVSVEVIREQLLDVYNATWWQRIVLLKIPSALPIIFVSLKGGVMAAVNGAIVGELYGASEGLGYMILDSRYVANTTRVFLAAVFCTVIGWLLLGVVTVAERLALPWHVSMAERR encoded by the coding sequence GTGAGCCAGGACGCCACCCCGGCCCCCACGGCCCTGGCTGGCCGCCCGGCGGGCGGGCCGGGCCGGCCGCGCGCTGCCGCCCGCCCGCGCCTGCCCCTGGGCGAGCTGCGCTCGTGGACCGTGTTCGCTATCATCGTCACCGGTGCGTGGGAGGTCGCCTCCCGCGTCTACGCGCAACCCTACCTGCTGCCCGCGCCCTCGGCGATCGCCCGCGAGCTGCGCGACAACGCCGAGCTGGTCTTCGGCTACACGTGGATCACGACGCAGGAAGTGGTAGCAGGCTTCCTCATCGGCGCGGCGGCGGCGCTGCTGGGGGCCATGGTGTTCATCTGGCTGCCCCGGGGGCTCGAGCAGTTCCTGTTCCGCATCGTGGTGACGCTGAACAGCACCCCGTTCGTGGCCCTGGCGTCGCTGGCGGTGGTCTGGTTCGGGCTGGGCCTGCGCAGCAAGGTGATCATCGCAGCCCTCTACACCTTCTTCGCGGTGCTCTACACCACCCACAAGGAGTTCGTCTCGGTCGAGGTCATCCGCGAGCAGCTCCTGGACGTCTACAACGCCACCTGGTGGCAGCGCATCGTGCTGTTGAAGATCCCCTCGGCGCTGCCCATCATCTTCGTGAGCCTCAAGGGCGGCGTCATGGCCGCGGTGAACGGCGCCATCGTCGGCGAGCTCTACGGGGCGTCCGAGGGCCTGGGGTACATGATCCTCGACTCCCGCTACGTGGCCAACACCACCCGGGTGTTCCTGGCCGCGGTCTTCTGTACCGTGATCGGGTGGCTGCTGCTCGGCGTCGTGACCGTGGCCGAGCGGCTGGCGCTGCCCTGGCACGTGAGCATGGCAGAACGCCGCTAG